GCCGCCAGGACCTCTTCCCCAACGACCACCCGCTCTACCTCGGGCACCTGGGCCTGGGCGGCGGGCCGACCCTCGACGCGCTGCGCGCGGCCGACCTGGTCGTCCTGGCCGGGAGCCGGCTGGACGAGATCACCAGTCAGGGCTACACCCTCCCGGCCCCGGGCACCGATGTGGTGCAGATCGACATCGCGCCCCAGCCCCTGGGCACGGGGACACCGCCCGTGCAACGCCTGACCGCCGACGTCACGGGGGCGCTCGCCGCGCTGGCCGACCGCGCTCCCGGGCGTCCCCCGGCTCGTGATTGGGAGGCGGCACACCAGCGCCACCTCGACGGCACCCGGGCACCCGAGGCGGTCGACCCCTCCGCCGGACTGGACCCGGCGCGGATCGTCACGGCGATCCAGCGGTCGCTGCCCGCCGATACGGTCGTCACCAACGACGCCGGGAACTTCGCCGCCTTCGTGCAGCGCCACTGGAACTTCACCCGCCCCCACACGCAACTGGGGCCGATCAACGGAGCCATGGGCTACGCGGTGCCCGCCGGAGTGGCCGCGGCGCTCGCCGAACCGCACCGCCACGTGCTGGCCACGGTCGGCGACGGCGGATTCCTGATGACCGGCCCGGAGGTCGAGACCGCTGTGCGCCTGGGGCTCTCCCTCACGGTCGCGGTGTTCCGCAACGGGTTGTACGGAACGATCGCGATGCACCAGGCCCGCGCCTACGGGCAACTGGCCGCTGTGGACATCGGCCCCGTCGACATCGCCGCGGTCGCCCGCGGCCTCGGTGCGACCGGAGTGACCATCCGCACCGAGGAGCAGCTCGAATCCGCACTCACCGAGATCACGACCGGCCCCCCGACCGTCACCGTCCTCGACATCCTCACCGATCCCGACCTGATCGCGCCGGGCAAACGGCTCTCCGTTGAACTCCGCGCGAGCTGACCTGTCCTTCCCGCCGTCTCCACCCCTGCTCCGGACGCACCCGCAGCGCGCAGCCCACCCGCGCGGTCCCGGGAAGGAGCGTCCGCTCGCCATGCCACGCACACCCCCGACGTCTGACGGAGGCACAGATGTCACCGGAGTTCGATCCCCGACGGCTGCGCAGCCACCGCTGGTTCGGCCCTGACGACCTGCGCAGCTTCAGCCACCGATCCCGCGCCAAACAGCTCGGTTACAGCGAGGCCGACTTCAAGGACCGGCCGGTCATCGCGATCCTGAACACCTGGAGCGACATCAACCCGTGCCACGGGCACTTCCGGACCCGGGCCGAAGAGGTCAAGCGGGGTGTCCTGCAGGCGGGTGGCTTCCCCGTGGAGATGCCCGCGCTCTCGCTCTCGGAGCCGTTCCAGAAACCCACGACGATGCTCTACCGGAACCTGCTCGCCATGGAGGCCGAGGAGCTGCTGCGCTCCTACCCGGTCGACGGCGCGGTGCTGATGGGCGGCTGCGACAAGACGACGCCCGCACTGATCATGGGCGCCGCCAGCGTCGATCTGCCGTCGGTCTTCGTACCGGCCGGTCCGATGCTGCGCGGACGCTGGCGCGGCAGCGTACTCGGCAGCGGGACGGACCAGTGGCGTTACTGGGCCGACCGCCAGGCCGGGGTGATCGGCGACTGCGAGTGGCGCGAGATCGAGGGCGGCATCGCCCGTTCCGCCGGACACTGCATGACGATGGGCACCGCGTCGACCATGACGTCGGTGGCCGAAACCCTCGGCCTCGCGCTGCCCGGCTCCGCGTCCATCCCCGCGGTGGACTCCGCCCATTCCCGGATGGCCGCGGAGAGCGGGCGCACGGTGGTGGAACTGGTCAAGCGGGACGCGCGGCCGTCCACGATCGTGACGGCCTCGTCCTTCCGCAACGCCGTCGTCGCGGTACTCGCCTTGGGCGGATCGACGAACGCCGTCATCCACCTGATCGCAATGGCGGGCCGCTTCGGGATCGAGCTGTCGCTCGACGATTTCGACGCCCTCAGCCGCCGGGTCCCGATCCTGGCCGATGTCCGGCCCTCGGGTCGCCACCTCATGGAGGACTTCGCCTACGCGGGCGGACTCACGGGGCTGCTGAGCCGACTGCCCGACCTGCTCGACCTTTCGCGTCCCACGGTGGCGGGCGGCACGCTGGGCGACGCGCTGTCCGGCGCCGGTGTGCACGACGACGACGTCATCAGACCCCGGGAGGCTCCCCTGGCCGCAGAAGGCGGAATCGCGGTGCTGCGCGGCAACCTCGCCCCCGACGGCTGCGTCATCAAGCACAGCGCGGCCGACCCGAAGCTGCTCCGGCACACCGGGCCCGCCGTGGTCTTCGCCGACTACAACGACCTGGTCGCCCGCATCGACAGTCCGGACACCGCTGTCAACGAGGACTCGGTGCTCGTCCTGCGGAGCGCCGGCCCGCAGGGCGGCCCGGGCATGCCCGAATGGGGCATGCTGCCCATCCCCAAGCGGCTGCTCCGGCGCGGGGTGCGCGACATGGTGCGGATCTCCGATGCCCGGATGAGCGGGACCAGCTACGGCACCTGCGTCCTGCACGTGGCGCCGGAGTCGTCCATCGGCGGCCCACTGGCGCTGGTCCGCGACGGCGACCCGATACGTCTGGACGTGCCGGGGCGGCGGCTGGACCTGCTGGTGGACGGGGCGGAACTGGAGCGCCGCCGGCGGCGGTGGACACCGGCCCCACCGCGTCCGGAACGAGGGTACGGAGCTCTTTTCCGCGAACACGTCAGCCAAGCCAACAAAGGCTGCGACTTCGATTTCCTCGCTCGTCCCGGGGTCACCGACGAACCGGAGATTCACTGAGCAGATGATTTCCCACTGATTTAGTCGACCGGACGGAAAAAGGCTGATGCCGGCGATCGGCATCGGCCCATCCGATCTGTGCCTTTCCACAAGAATGGCGATTCCGGCTTCCAGGATTTTCTATGCGGAGACCATTGACAGAGATCAATTTCAATGTACGGTGCATGGTATATGAGATATGGAGAGATATGGATCACAAATCTTCGTGATGTGGCCCATAGTCGGCGTCCGCCTTTGACGCCGGTTGCACCACCGTCGGCCTGATCGAGAGGTGAAGCCGTGGACTGGGGACTGGTCGTCCAGGAATGGGCCCTGCTTCCAAACGCGATCATGGACATCCTGACCGATCCCGTGGTGATCATCGCCCTGGTCGCCGGCGGGCTGATCGGCATCGCCGTCGGCCTGATGCCGGGACTCACCGCGGTGATGGCGATGTCGCTGTTGCTCGGCTTCATGCTGAAGCTCCCGGTCGAGGCCGGGCTCGGACTGCTCATCGGGGTCTACACCGGGGCGATCTACTCCGGCAGCATCACCGCGATCATGCTGAACATCCCGGGAACACCGGCGGCGGCGGTCACCACGCTGGACGGTTTCCCGCTGGCGAAGCGCGGCAAGGCGCGTGAAGCCGTGGGAACGGCCACCTGGGTCAGCTTCTTCGGCGAGTGGATCGGTGAGATAGTCGGCTTTCTACTGCTGCCGTTCGTCGCGGTGCTCGCGCTGATGCTGGGTGATTGGGAACTGTTCCTCGTCGCCATCGTGGGAGTCCTGCTCGCCGGTGGGCTGGCCGGAGGAAGCCCTCTCAAGGGATGGATCGCGGCATTCATCGGTATCGCCATCAGCATGGTGGGAACCGACCCGATTTTCGGGACTCCGCGGTTCGGATTCACTCCGGAAATGATGCGCGGCATCGATTTCGTTCCGGTGCTGATCGGGGTTTTCGGGGTCGCCGAGATCCTGTTCGTTCTACGTTCGAAGCAGCCCTACCGGCTCGTTGGCAAACCCGGCCGCGCGATCACCCGCTGGGACATTCTGCGCAGGCCGGCGAGCATCGTCAACATCATCAGGTCCGCGCTGATCGGCGTCTTCATGGGGATCGTTCCGGGCGCCGGTGAGTCCGCGTCCCCGTGGATCGCCTACGACATCGCGCGGAGGAGGTCCAAGCGGCCCCAGGATTTCGGGAAGGGCTCGCACGAAGGCCTCATCGCCGCCGAGACGTCGAACCAATCGACCTCCGGAGGCGCGCTCATCCCCACGCTGACGCTGGGCATCCCCGGCAGCGGTCCCACCGCGATCCTGCTCGCCGCGCTCTTCATGTACGGAGTGCGCCCGGGCCCCAACCTCATCGTGGAGGAGCCGGGATTCATCGCGACGACGATCGCGCTCTTCCTGATCTCCGCTGTCATCATGCGCGTCCTGGCCTACCTGGCCTCCACCTACTTCATCCGGCTGCTGTCCATCCCGCGGGGCATCATTCTTCCCGTGGCGGTCACCCTCGGTTTCATCGGCGCCTGGGGGGTCGGATTCACCGTCTTCGACATTCAGGTGGTGCTGGTCTTCGGGCTCATCGGCTACGTGCTGCGCAGCCGCGGTTTCCCGCTGGCGCCCCTCGTGCTCGGGGTCCTCATCGGTCCGCTCGCCGATCAGTCCCTGCGCAGGGCGATCCTCACCTACGAAGGCGACTTCGGCGCCATGCTCAGCAGGCCCATCGGCCTCCTGCTCATCGCCTTTCTGATCGTGATGCTCGCGCAGAGCCTGTGGCGGCGCCGGCGCCGGCGCTCGGCCGCGCACGACGCCGCCGGTCCCCTCGGGACCGGCCCTGGGGACGACGACGCCGGGGGCACCGAGGCCGCCGAGGAATCCGCGCGCTCCGGCGCCGCCCGCAACGACGATCCTCCAGAAGCGGGCCCGCGCTCCTGACCGCCGTCCGCCCCGTCCCGTCCGACCGAAAAGGAGGTCCAGACCGTGCTCGAGCGAGTGTCCCCCAGATCCGTGCACGCGATGACCGAGTTCACCGTCGCCGTTCTCACCCGCGCCGGCATGCCCGAGGACACCGCCCGAACCGTCGCCCGGCACATGATGTGGGCCGATCGCAGAGGAACCGAGACCCACGGCCTGGTGAGGCTCCCCGCCTACGTCGAGCGGATCAGGCGCGACACCCTCGATCCGCGCGCCCGGCCCCGGGTGGCCTCCCGCCGCGGGGCCGCGCTCGTCATCGACGGCGGAAACGGATTCGGGCACGCGGCCGCGGACTTCGCCATGGCATCGGCGTTGGACGCCGGCAAAGAGGCCGGGGTCGGAACCGCCGTGGTGCGGCACAGCGGGCATTTCGGAGCCGCCGGGAGCTATGCGGCGATGGCGGCGCGCAGCGGGGCGATCGGCATCGCGATGACCAACGCGGCGCCGCTCATGGCCCCGACCGGCGGCAGGGAGCGGCGGGTCGGCAACAACCCCGTGGCGATCGCCGTGCCTTTCGGCGAATTCCCCATCGTCCTGGACATCGCCATGAGTGCGGTGGCGGCCTGGAGCATCAAGCTCGCCGCGGATCGGGGCCAGGCCATTCCCGAGCAGTGGGGCTTCGACGCCGACGGCCTGCCCACCTCCGACCCCGCCGACGTGCTGTTCAACGGCGGGCTGCTCCGGCCGGTGGGCGACCACAAGGGATACGGCCTGGCCCTGATGGTCGACCTGCTGACCGGAGTCCTCGGCGGTGGCGCACCGGGGGCGGAGGTGAAGCGGCTCGACCAGAACGCCCCCGTGGACGCCAGTCATACCTGCATCGCGCTCGACATCGGCGCGTTCAGCGACCGGGTCGGCTTCGACGCCCGGGTCGAGGCCCTGGCGGCGTCGGTGCGCGACACTCCGCTCGCCAGCGGCGCCGAACGGATCCTGCTGCCGGGAGAGCGCGAGGCGGAGACGGCACGTGAGCGCGATGAGCGCGGCATCGCCTATCCCGCGGACATCTTCGCGGCGCTCGAACCGCTGGCGGAGGCGTCCGGGGTGCCGCTTCCGCCACCGCTCGAACCGGCCGCCGCCGCGCGGAAGGCGGGGGCCGGCCGGTGAGCGCCGACACGACCGCCCTCGTCTACGTCGACGACCCCGTGCACCCCGACGCTCTGGAGCTGCTGCGCGGGCACGGCCCTCTCGCTCTCGGTTTCGGCCCCGAGGCGACCACCTTCGACCGGGTCAAGGACCACGTGGAAGGCGTGCTCGTCCGCACCGGGACCGTGAGCGCCGCGATGATCAACGGGGCGCCCCGGCTCAAGGTCATCGCCCGGCACGGCGTGGGCACCGACGCCATTGACGTCGCCGCCGCCGGACGCCGCGGGATCCAGGTCCTCATCACCCCTGAGGCGAACGCGGTCTCGGTCGCCGAGCACACGATCGGTCTGCTCATCGCGGCGGCGCGGCGGTTCCGCGAAT
This sequence is a window from Spinactinospora alkalitolerans. Protein-coding genes within it:
- a CDS encoding tripartite tricarboxylate transporter permease, translating into MDWGLVVQEWALLPNAIMDILTDPVVIIALVAGGLIGIAVGLMPGLTAVMAMSLLLGFMLKLPVEAGLGLLIGVYTGAIYSGSITAIMLNIPGTPAAAVTTLDGFPLAKRGKAREAVGTATWVSFFGEWIGEIVGFLLLPFVAVLALMLGDWELFLVAIVGVLLAGGLAGGSPLKGWIAAFIGIAISMVGTDPIFGTPRFGFTPEMMRGIDFVPVLIGVFGVAEILFVLRSKQPYRLVGKPGRAITRWDILRRPASIVNIIRSALIGVFMGIVPGAGESASPWIAYDIARRRSKRPQDFGKGSHEGLIAAETSNQSTSGGALIPTLTLGIPGSGPTAILLAALFMYGVRPGPNLIVEEPGFIATTIALFLISAVIMRVLAYLASTYFIRLLSIPRGIILPVAVTLGFIGAWGVGFTVFDIQVVLVFGLIGYVLRSRGFPLAPLVLGVLIGPLADQSLRRAILTYEGDFGAMLSRPIGLLLIAFLIVMLAQSLWRRRRRRSAAHDAAGPLGTGPGDDDAGGTEAAEESARSGAARNDDPPEAGPRS
- a CDS encoding thiamine pyrophosphate-binding protein; the protein is MTASGREIGAAAVDLLAEAGVRRFYTVPGESFMPLLTAVEADPRLTLVSTRHESGAAFMAEADAKLTGRPAVAMATRGVGAANLAIGVHTAYQDSTPLIVLLGQVDSDHLHKGAFQEVDLTAFFTPVAKWAVTAHRADRICDLIGRAYEIAVSGRPGPVVIALPSDLLTERTDLPTPPIHQASGSAGRPAVAQADLSVLAERLLAARAPVLIAGSGARGDSKALRAVAEGFGCGVYTGFRRQDLFPNDHPLYLGHLGLGGGPTLDALRAADLVVLAGSRLDEITSQGYTLPAPGTDVVQIDIAPQPLGTGTPPVQRLTADVTGALAALADRAPGRPPARDWEAAHQRHLDGTRAPEAVDPSAGLDPARIVTAIQRSLPADTVVTNDAGNFAAFVQRHWNFTRPHTQLGPINGAMGYAVPAGVAAALAEPHRHVLATVGDGGFLMTGPEVETAVRLGLSLTVAVFRNGLYGTIAMHQARAYGQLAAVDIGPVDIAAVARGLGATGVTIRTEEQLESALTEITTGPPTVTVLDILTDPDLIAPGKRLSVELRAS
- a CDS encoding Ldh family oxidoreductase encodes the protein MLERVSPRSVHAMTEFTVAVLTRAGMPEDTARTVARHMMWADRRGTETHGLVRLPAYVERIRRDTLDPRARPRVASRRGAALVIDGGNGFGHAAADFAMASALDAGKEAGVGTAVVRHSGHFGAAGSYAAMAARSGAIGIAMTNAAPLMAPTGGRERRVGNNPVAIAVPFGEFPIVLDIAMSAVAAWSIKLAADRGQAIPEQWGFDADGLPTSDPADVLFNGGLLRPVGDHKGYGLALMVDLLTGVLGGGAPGAEVKRLDQNAPVDASHTCIALDIGAFSDRVGFDARVEALAASVRDTPLASGAERILLPGEREAETARERDERGIAYPADIFAALEPLAEASGVPLPPPLEPAAAARKAGAGR
- the araD gene encoding L-arabinonate dehydratase, giving the protein MSPEFDPRRLRSHRWFGPDDLRSFSHRSRAKQLGYSEADFKDRPVIAILNTWSDINPCHGHFRTRAEEVKRGVLQAGGFPVEMPALSLSEPFQKPTTMLYRNLLAMEAEELLRSYPVDGAVLMGGCDKTTPALIMGAASVDLPSVFVPAGPMLRGRWRGSVLGSGTDQWRYWADRQAGVIGDCEWREIEGGIARSAGHCMTMGTASTMTSVAETLGLALPGSASIPAVDSAHSRMAAESGRTVVELVKRDARPSTIVTASSFRNAVVAVLALGGSTNAVIHLIAMAGRFGIELSLDDFDALSRRVPILADVRPSGRHLMEDFAYAGGLTGLLSRLPDLLDLSRPTVAGGTLGDALSGAGVHDDDVIRPREAPLAAEGGIAVLRGNLAPDGCVIKHSAADPKLLRHTGPAVVFADYNDLVARIDSPDTAVNEDSVLVLRSAGPQGGPGMPEWGMLPIPKRLLRRGVRDMVRISDARMSGTSYGTCVLHVAPESSIGGPLALVRDGDPIRLDVPGRRLDLLVDGAELERRRRRWTPAPPRPERGYGALFREHVSQANKGCDFDFLARPGVTDEPEIH